A single window of Vigna unguiculata cultivar IT97K-499-35 chromosome 1, ASM411807v1, whole genome shotgun sequence DNA harbors:
- the LOC114192986 gene encoding heat stress transcription factor A-3-like encodes MNPRQHSHPQLVPEGPIGFSTTLLRSHEAFPSCSFLPHTSPSLSASSASEKVITLPHPLQCLQGNPVPAFLSKTFDLVDDPSLDPIISWASAGVSFVVWDPTLFAIHVLPRNFKHNNFSTFVRQLNTYGFRKIDSDKWEFFNEAFQRGKRNLLKNIQRRRHPHREAGKAGLEFEIERLGRERSVLMQEVVELRQQQRTTLHRARQVNQRLQSAELIHKQMFSFLARLLENPAFLTCLQHEKEQRDEEVESPKVRRSFVKQHQAQTGISDFLKEGQIVSYQPDWRDATISSKIPEMCSNYLSQALAEEWSEGAENLVSYSDTIGLKSSSFGLEDTLLKGKNVMNSNQDLLAEKIDSFPEGLTNEAGFAEFSPLVGTESIIKPENKAFISVALGMDLGEMVSSMKDKNLDSQVVCQTCGTFVHCGQHRVSELKIQHWMKEKVLLVSDLSKNMIEIKMWIHCTSFVSAHIVLC; translated from the exons ATGAATCCAAGACAACATAGTCATCCTCAACTCGTACCAGAGGGACCAATTGGCTTCTCCACCACTCTCTTGCGTTCTCATGAAGCATTCCCCTCATGCTCTTTTCTTCCTCACACTTCACCTTCTCTTTCTGCTTCCTCAGCGTCTGAGAAGGTAATTACTTTGCCGCACCCACTTCAATGTTTGCAAGGGAATCCGGTTCCAGCATTTCTATCCAAGACTTTCGACCTCGTTGACGATCCATCGTTGGATCCGATCATATCATGGGCCTCAGCTGGTGTTAGTTTCGTCGTCTGGGATCCTACCCTGTTTGCAATACATGTCTTGCCCAGGAATTTCAAGCATAACAATTTCTCCACTTTTGTTCGCCAGTTAAATACCTAT GGATTCCGCAAGATTGACTCTGATAAGTGGGAGTTTTTTAACGAAGCTTTTCAGCGAGGGAAGAGAAATCTTCTGAAGAACATCCAAAGGCGCAGACATCCTCATCGTGAAGCAGGTAAAGCTGGGCTTGAATTTGAAATAGAAAGACTAGGGAGGGAGAGGAGTGTGTTAATGCAAGAGGTGGTTGAGTTGCGGCAACAGCAGAGAACAACACTTCACCGTGCTAGACAAGTGAATCAGAGGCTCCAATCTGCAGAGTTAATACACAAACAAATGTTTTCTTTCCTGGCAAGGTTACTTGAAAACCCTGCTTTCTTAACATGCCTTCAGCATGAGAAGGAACAAAGAGATGAAGAAGTAGAATCTCCTAAAGTGAGAAGGAGCTTTGTCAAGCAGCACCAAGCACAAACAGGAATATCAGATTTTTTGAAGGAAGGACAGATTGTAAGTTACCAACCTGATTGGAGAGATGCAACCATCTCTTCCAAAATACCAGAAATGTGTTCAAATTACCTTTCACAGGCTTTGGCAGAAGAATGGAGTGAAGGTGCTGAGAATCTGGTGTCATATTCTGACACCATTGGGTTAAAGTCGTCAAGCTTTGGACTTGAAGATACCCTTTTGAAAGGGAAAAATGTCATGAACTCAAATCAAGATCTTCTTGCAGAGAAGATTGATTCTTTCCCAGAGGGTTTGACTAATGAGGCTGGATTTGCAGAGTTTTCACCTCTAGTTGGAACAGAAAGCATAATCAAGCCAGAAAATAAAGCTTTCATTTCAGTGGCTCTAGGGATGGACCTTGGGGAAATGGTATCAAGCATGAAGGACAAGAATTTAGATTCACAAGTGGTATGTCAGACATGTGGAACATTTGTTCACTGTGGGCAACACAGAGTTTCCGAACTGAAGATCCAGCACTGGATGAAGGAGAAAGTCTTGCTGGTCAGTGATCTTTCAAAAAACatgatagaaataaaaatgtggATCCATTGCACTTCATTTGTTTCTGCACATATTGTGCTGTGTTAA